AACAGGAACTAACTGACCATATTGATGTATTTTTTTCTGATCTGTTTTGTTGCTAATCACATTAACTGTATAAACAACGGCTAGAAAAAGCACGATCAAAATCACTATTGCTCCTAATACTTTTAGCAACAAGTTACGTACTTTATGTTTTTTCTTTCCGTTCCCCGTTTTTATTACCTCCGTTTGTGTCACCTTCATCTTCTCCTGTTCTAATCTATTTCTAAAGTCGCCCTAACATTTGCGCTAATGAGAGCTTAACCAAAGAAGATGTACTCCTAATGACGACAACATGAACGGAATATGAACAGGTCAAAAAAACTCCGGCATCACACGCAAGGAGGTTTGCATGTAACGCCGGAGTATGAAGAATAGCCCTTGCAATCAAATTTAAGCTGTCGGTGTTGTGATAGGTAAAGTCACGATGAAAGTCGTTCCGTTTCCGGGTTCACTTTCCACTCGAATGTCACCTTGATGAAGCGAGACGATCTGTTTGACAATCGCCAGTCCCATACCGCTACCGCCATACTTGCGACTGTGGGAACGATCTGCCTTGAAGAATCGTTCAAATATGCGCTCTTGGTCCTCAGGAGAAATGCCAATACCAGTGTCGGATATTCGGACGGTCACGTTGTTTAACTCTTGGATGATACTGACGGTTATCACACTGTCATCTTTGGAGAATTTGATGCTATTGCCAAGGAGATTCGTCCACACCTGACTTAACAGGTCATGATCAGCCCATACAATTACCGGTTTCAAATCAAGTTCAAAGCTAATGTTGCGTGCCGACCATTGGGGCTGTATCGCCACAATTACCCGTCTGATCTGTTCATCAAGACTGAACGTGATAAGCCGCAGTTGTTGCGATTGCGATTCAAGCAGACTCAGCTTTAACAGACTATCGCTCATCTTGGACATCCGCTCCGCTTCGGCAATTATAATGTCGAGATAACGATTTCGTTCATCCTCTGTGAGGGCTACTTTCTTGAGCGCAATAGCATAACCAGATATCGAGGTAAGCGGAGACTGAACCTCATGCGACACATTCGTTACGAACTCCCTGCGCATTTGCTCAAGATGCTGCAGATCGTGCATCATTTCCTCGAAGCTATTAGCCAAGGTACCTAGCTCACCCATCTGCTTAATATTTAATTCGACATTGAAATCCCCAGTTGCTATACGCCTAGTTGCCTTTGTAAGCCTTTTGATCGGTCTCACTAAGAACATAGAAGCGACCAGTATTAATACGCTTCCCGTTATTAATGAATACGCCAAAAAATTAAATAGCAGATTCCTCGTAGAAGACAAAGTAGGAGGCACAAGCGGCTCCACAAACATCGCCTTTGTTCCCATCTCAGTTTTCAAAGGTAGTCCTAAGAGGTTGGAAGAACCTATACTCGGTTTAACTTGAACAGCTTCACCACCCAATACTTTCTTTAGTTGCTCCCTAGTCACGGTAACAGGGCTCTCTCCATTAAGCACTCCGTAAGACTGGAACTGGCCGTTCTCATCGTAAATTCGAATATGGTAGGAATCAAGCTGCTTCATTCCACTTATAAGAGCATCCGCTTCACGTGATGGTAAGGTTTCGTATATCCGGGCGATGTCCTGACCAAAACGAAGTAAGGGAATTCGCAGGTTTTCGTTTAATTTATCTTGAAATACCCAGGTTGTCACAAATAGAGAAATCAGTGTGCCTCCGATCACGGAGACCAGAAAGGTCAGAACAACACGTGTATATAACGATTGGATCATTCGTAAACCTCAAGCCGATACCCTAGTCCCCGCACGGTCTCGATTCGAAAATCAGGTGTAGTCGCAAACCGTTCGCGCAGCCGTTTAATATGTACGTCTATCGTTCGATCATCTCCAGCATAATCAATCCCCCAAATCTGATTAATTAACTGCTCGCGCGTATAGACTTGCCCGGGCGTTCCAGCGAGCTTATACAACAATTCGAACTCCTTGAGTGGCAACGTCAGTGACTCGGTTCCTCTCATCACCTTATAGGTCTGCCGATCAAGGATGACATCGCCGAACTGGATCGTCTGTGTGGAACCAATCTTGTATCGCTTCAGTAAGGATCTAACACGAACCGTCAACTCCAGTGGATCGAATGGCTTCGTCAAATAATCGTCTGTCCCCAGTTCGAAGCCCTTCACCTTTTCCCAGGTCTCCCCCCTCGCAGTGAGCATAAGTAAGGGAAGATCAGGATCGGCTCTTCGGAGCTCCTTGCAGAGCGTCCAACCATCCATAATCGGCATCATAATATCGAGTACAACAAGATCAATATGCTTAGAGCCATAAACGGCTAGCGCTTCCTTGCCGTCTGCAGCTTCAGCTGTATCGAATCCGTCGTTACGTAGAAATAAACAGACAAGTTCGCGAATGTTCGCATCGTCGTCAGCAACTAGTATAGTAGGCATTCGTACCCTCTTTTCCTGTTATCCATCCTAGCCATTATACTACAATATTCTTCCGGCCAAGAAGGAGCGCCTTGCCCTCGGCATTCTTTCAGGACGTTGATTGTTTCTGCGAAAAATATAAGGATAATATATAGCGTGAAACTTATCCTTCTTAAGCTTCAAAAAAAGAGCGTCTAACACGGGAATCCGCATGTAGACGCTCTTGGAGTCGTTTGACTTTACCTCCAAACGACTTACTTCTTATTCATCTTAAACTTCAGGAAGAGCTCATTATAATGAGCAAGCATCCGTTTCCCAAGGTTATCATACACCTCAAGCCGATCCGTAATCTCGGCAGGCGGGTAGAACCGGGTATCCTCGGAGGTTTCCTTCGGCAGTAGCTCCAGCGCAGGAATGTTAGGTGTGGAATAACCTACGTATTCTGCATTCTTAGCCGCAACATCTGGGCGAAGCATAAAGTTAATGAACTTATGCGCACCATCCACATTATCCGCAGTTCGTGGAATGACCATGTTATCAAACCACTTGTTTGAGCCTTCCTCAGGCACTACATAATCCAGCTTATCATTCTCATCCATGATCTCAGAAGCATCACCGGACCACACAATCCCGACCGCTGCTTCTTCATTTGCAAGCAGCATTTTGATTTCATCTCCGACAATTGCTTTTACGTTAGGGGACAGTTTATTCAGCTTGGTCAGCGCCTCTTGAAGATGCCCTTCATCCCGGTCATTTACGGAATAGTGCAAGCTGTTCAAAGCCATCCCCATCACTTCACGCGCTCCATCGACCAAGAAAATATTGTTCTTCAGTCTGCTGTCCCAGAGAGAATCCCAGCTGGTGAAGTCCATCCCTTGGGTCATGTCCGGGTTGAAGATAATCCCGACCGTTCCCCAGAAATAAGGTACGGAATACTTGTTGCCAGGATCGAAAGAAAGGTCCATAAAACGTGAATCAATATTCTTTAGATTCGGAATCTTGTTATGATCTAGCGGTATGAGCAGATTTTCTTCTTTCATCTTAGCAATGGCGTAATCGGAAGGAATTACGACATCAAAAGTAGTTCCACCCTGCTCCACTTTCGTTAGCATGGCCTCATTAGAGTCAAATGTTTGGTAAATGACCGTTAATCCAGTCTCTTTTTCAAATTCCTTCAACAGATCAGGATCGACATAGTCGCCCCAGTTATAGATAGTCAGCGTATTTCCTCCGGAATAGCCCTCTCTCGAGTTCATCCAGGAGCCCAAGTACATTAGCGCAAATGCCGTGATCACGATCGCCAGAAAAGCATTTACCAGCTGTTTCATCTAGGCACCCCCGCTTCCGCTACCGGCTCCGCCACAGCTTCCGAGGTATTCTGACGGTTCTTCTTAAGAGTCAAGAAGTAATAACCGACAACAAGCAGTATCGTGAACAGGAAGATCAGCGTCGACAAAGCATTAATGGATAACGATACCCCTTGCCGAGCTCTGGAATAAATCTCAACAGATAGCGTCGAATAACCGTTACCCGTTACGAAAAACGTAACTGCAAAGTCATCTAGCGAATAAGTAAGCGCCATGAAGAATCCACTAAAGATCCCCGGTTTGATAATCGGCAGAATCACCTTAGTCAGAACATCCTTGCGGCTTGCCCCAAGGTCACGCGCTGCATCCGTCAATGAAGGACTCATATCCTGTAAATGCGGCAGAATCATCAACACGGCAATCGGCACACTGAACGCGACATGCGAGAGCAGGACGGACACGAAGCCAAGCTTGATGCCAGCAATGGTGAACAGGATCAGGAACGATGCACCGATAATGACATCCGGACTAACGATCAGTACGTTGTTCAGAGATAACAAGGTGTTTTTAGCACGGCGGTTCTGTACACTCTTAATGGCCAGTGCACCAATAATAGCGATAAGCGTGGCGATAGCCGAGGACAGAAGCGCGATTACAAGCGTGTTGATCATGATAATAATCAAACGTGTATCCTGAAGAACCTCACGATAATAATCCAGCGTAAAGCCCTCGAATTTATGCATCGTTCCCCCGCTGTTGAACGAATAGTACATCAAATAAAAGATTGGCGCATACAGAACAGCGAACACTAGCACTAGGTACAGATTGGAGAACCCGTTTTTATTTCTCATTCCGCACCCCTCTCCGCGATCCGCCTGTAATAATCATGAACAGCGCCATAATAGCAATCAGAAATACTGCAACCGTGGAGCCCATGCCCCAGTCCTGTGTGACCAGAAAATGCTGCTCAATCGCAGTACCGAGTGTAATGACCCTGTTGCCTGCAATCAGACGAGTAATCATAAACAGGGACAGCGCTGGTATGAATACCGCCATACATCCGGAACGTACACCCGAAATGGTCAATGGAAAAATAACGCGCCGGAACGTTGTCCAGCCCGAAGCACCCAAATCACGTGCCGCATCCAGCAAGGATAAATTGAGATCCTCCAAAGCACTGTAGATCGGCAGGATCATGAATGGGATAAAGATATACACGGATACAAATACAAAGCTAAAGCCCGTAAACAAAATTTGCTGTTCTCCGATTCCCAGCAGATCAAAGAAATTGTTAATCGGCCCGAACGTACCGAATATGCCGATAAAAGCGTAAGTTTTCAGCAGCAAATTAATCCATGTCGGTAAAATAATCAGCAGTAACCATAGCTGCTTATGCTTCGTTCTCGTCAACAGATAAGCCGCCGGATAGGCGACCAGCAAAGAGAATGCTGTAATTAGAAACGCGTACCAGAATGAGGTCAGCGACATTTTTAAATACACAGGTGTAAAAAAGTTCACGTAGTTATCTAGCGTAAGATGCCCGTCCAGATCAAATAGAGAATAATAGATGACAAGTAGCACCGGTGCGATTACAAACAAGGCGATCCACAGGTAATAAGGGATGAGATAATACGATCTGCCCTTATTCTTCATGACTCTCCACCTCGGCGTAAGCTTCCAGACGTTTGTCGAATTCTTCCTCCGTTTCACCGAAACGCATAACATGAATCGCTTCAGGGTCAAAATAAAGGCCAATTTCACTGCCTACAGTCGCCTTACGTGTAGAATGCACAAGCCATTCATGTCCGGATTCATCATAACAGCTGATTTCATAGTGCACGCCCCGGAACAACTGGGAATCTACTCGCACACGTAGTTTACCCTGCTCCAGTGTTGAAATCTCCAAATCTTCGGGACGAATAACTATTTCCACAGCTTCGTTTGGTTTAAGCCCAGCATCGAAACATTCGAAGCGCCGACCGTTAAACTCCACCAGATAGTCTTCAATCATAACCCCCGGCACAATGTTGGACTCGCCAATAAAATCAGCCACAAAACGGTTGATCGGCTCATCATAGATATCGTTAGGCGTACCGCTTTGCTCGATTTTCCCTTTGTTCATAACAAAAATCCAGTCGGACATCGCGAGTGCCTCTTCCTGGTCATGGGTAACGAAAATAAAGGTAATGCCTAGCCGTTGCTGCATTTCACGCAGTATGTACTGCATCTCTGTACGCAGCTTCAGATCGAGCGCAGATAGAGGCTCGTCCAGTAATAGAACCTGCGGCTCATTCACAATCGCGCGGGCAATGGCCACGCGCTGCCGTTGACCACCAGACATTTCGTTAATGGCACGCTGCTCGTAGCCCACAAGGTTAACGAAACTTAGTGCTTCCTGCACCTTCTTCGCGATGACGTCTTTCTTAAGCTTCTTAATGCGCAGTCCGAAAGCCACATTCTCGAATACGTTCAGGTGTGGAAATAATGCGTAATCCTGAAAGACCGTATTGACCTGCCGTTCATTGGCTGGAATGTGGTTAATCACTTTACCGTTTAAATAGATTGAACCGCTTGTTGGCTCTGCGAACCCAGCAATTAATCGTAGAATAGTCGTTTTACCACAGCCTGATGGACCAAGTAGTGTATAGAATTTGCCGCGCTCTATCTCGAAGCTAACTCCTTTCAACACCGGATCTTCGTCGTCATATTGCTTGGTAACCTCTTCAAATGAAATAATGGTGCCTTCCTGAATAGCTATAGCTAACAACCTCCCTTACCTTAAGTATTACAATACTATTTTACCCGCATCTCGCGGAGAACAATCGAATGGGCATGCTCAGCGCTAATAAGCGACAATTCCTCCTTTCATTTGACACTCCAATAGATATAGCATATTAGATTGTACCATTATATACGATAGCGTACATATTAAAGGAATGCGTAAACTTAACAACTTTGTAAAATATCCAGTCTTCCAAGGCTTTTTTTGGATGCTATAATGAAAACGTACTGAAAGACCAGACAGTTTTTTCATTTTTTTCCGAAAGAAGATGAATGATAATGAACGAGGGGTTACAAGACCGCCTTGAAAAATATGGTTTCTCACTTTACATGATACGAATTACGCTGGCTGCTTCACTTTCGTGGGTCGCCGTACACAGCATATATGGTAGCCAATATTTATATTTTGCACCCCTTGCGGCTATCCTCATCACTCAAGCCAGCGTTAAAGCATCGCTTGAAAAAGGAATCTACCGCCTGATCGGCATTATTCTTGGCGGGATCGTTAGCCTAGTTGTTGGCCAGTTTTTTGATGTAGGTGGACTTTCTATCCTGCTCATTCTACTCATCGGGATTGGTATCGCTACTGCTTGTAAGATGAACATTCAAGCTGTCTCACAGGTAGGTGTTACTTCCGTTCTAGCTCTTACTTTTTACCAGAATGACTACGTGCTTTGGAGAATAGGGGAAACATTTATTGGTGTGCTGATCGCCCTGGCCATCAATATGATTATCGTGCCGCCGAACAGGTTCGTCAAGGTAAAAGCATTGGCATTCGAAGGAAGTCTTCTGCTTGCGGATGCATTAAAAGATCTCGTAGGCGTAAGACGTGATTCTCCGAAAGATAATTTACTGGAAGAAGCAGGTAAACTCCTGTCAAAGAGCAGCCGGGAACAGAAAGAAATGTTCTATACCCTCACACATTATCAGTGCCGTGGTAAACTGAAGGGGCTCATAGAGGCTACCTCACATCTAAAAAGCATTCATTCCTATGTCAAAGAGATTGCAGACGATATTCGTCTTCTGCCGGCGCATCATGCCTCTTCAGACTGGATGAAGGATGTGCTGGAGGCAACCGCAGATTGTATTGCTCTTTATGGAACCAAAACTTTATCGGATGCCGAGTGCCAACGTTCTCTTGCGGATTGTATCCAACACGCTCGTGATCTGCAATTGGCTAGTTTCTCTGAACTGCAAGGGAATTGTTCGCTAGCAAGTATTCGTGATCTTGGCGCAGTCTTCAGTCACCTAAACCGGGTGCTGGAAGAAGTAGAACGTGCTAAATCTGCTACTTATGTCGTAGCCACTCGGCCCTCAACGGTTGAAGTCGCACGCGCTTTGCGCTTTATTAAAAAGGGACTCTCCCAGAAGCTATAAGCTTCGGGGGTGTCCCTTTTGTTCAAATATAAGAAAGTATAAGTTATACACTATACTTTATCCTTATATTTCTCGCTTAAACGCTTACCGTCTTTATAAGGACGCCGAAGCCGTTTATGCTTCCCTATTCATCAATATGCCCTCTTAGAACCCTGATTACTACTTATACTTTAT
This Paenibacillus sp. FSL R5-0345 DNA region includes the following protein-coding sequences:
- a CDS encoding FUSC family protein, whose protein sequence is MNEGLQDRLEKYGFSLYMIRITLAASLSWVAVHSIYGSQYLYFAPLAAILITQASVKASLEKGIYRLIGIILGGIVSLVVGQFFDVGGLSILLILLIGIGIATACKMNIQAVSQVGVTSVLALTFYQNDYVLWRIGETFIGVLIALAINMIIVPPNRFVKVKALAFEGSLLLADALKDLVGVRRDSPKDNLLEEAGKLLSKSSREQKEMFYTLTHYQCRGKLKGLIEATSHLKSIHSYVKEIADDIRLLPAHHASSDWMKDVLEATADCIALYGTKTLSDAECQRSLADCIQHARDLQLASFSELQGNCSLASIRDLGAVFSHLNRVLEEVERAKSATYVVATRPSTVEVARALRFIKKGLSQKL
- a CDS encoding ABC transporter permease, translating into MRNKNGFSNLYLVLVFAVLYAPIFYLMYYSFNSGGTMHKFEGFTLDYYREVLQDTRLIIIMINTLVIALLSSAIATLIAIIGALAIKSVQNRRAKNTLLSLNNVLIVSPDVIIGASFLILFTIAGIKLGFVSVLLSHVAFSVPIAVLMILPHLQDMSPSLTDAARDLGASRKDVLTKVILPIIKPGIFSGFFMALTYSLDDFAVTFFVTGNGYSTLSVEIYSRARQGVSLSINALSTLIFLFTILLVVGYYFLTLKKNRQNTSEAVAEPVAEAGVPR
- a CDS encoding ABC transporter permease, whose translation is MKNKGRSYYLIPYYLWIALFVIAPVLLVIYYSLFDLDGHLTLDNYVNFFTPVYLKMSLTSFWYAFLITAFSLLVAYPAAYLLTRTKHKQLWLLLIILPTWINLLLKTYAFIGIFGTFGPINNFFDLLGIGEQQILFTGFSFVFVSVYIFIPFMILPIYSALEDLNLSLLDAARDLGASGWTTFRRVIFPLTISGVRSGCMAVFIPALSLFMITRLIAGNRVITLGTAIEQHFLVTQDWGMGSTVAVFLIAIMALFMIITGGSRRGVRNEK
- a CDS encoding sensor histidine kinase, which translates into the protein MIQSLYTRVVLTFLVSVIGGTLISLFVTTWVFQDKLNENLRIPLLRFGQDIARIYETLPSREADALISGMKQLDSYHIRIYDENGQFQSYGVLNGESPVTVTREQLKKVLGGEAVQVKPSIGSSNLLGLPLKTEMGTKAMFVEPLVPPTLSSTRNLLFNFLAYSLITGSVLILVASMFLVRPIKRLTKATRRIATGDFNVELNIKQMGELGTLANSFEEMMHDLQHLEQMRREFVTNVSHEVQSPLTSISGYAIALKKVALTEDERNRYLDIIIAEAERMSKMSDSLLKLSLLESQSQQLRLITFSLDEQIRRVIVAIQPQWSARNISFELDLKPVIVWADHDLLSQVWTNLLGNSIKFSKDDSVITVSIIQELNNVTVRISDTGIGISPEDQERIFERFFKADRSHSRKYGGSGMGLAIVKQIVSLHQGDIRVESEPGNGTTFIVTLPITTPTA
- a CDS encoding ABC transporter substrate-binding protein; translated protein: MKQLVNAFLAIVITAFALMYLGSWMNSREGYSGGNTLTIYNWGDYVDPDLLKEFEKETGLTVIYQTFDSNEAMLTKVEQGGTTFDVVIPSDYAIAKMKEENLLIPLDHNKIPNLKNIDSRFMDLSFDPGNKYSVPYFWGTVGIIFNPDMTQGMDFTSWDSLWDSRLKNNIFLVDGAREVMGMALNSLHYSVNDRDEGHLQEALTKLNKLSPNVKAIVGDEIKMLLANEEAAVGIVWSGDASEIMDENDKLDYVVPEEGSNKWFDNMVIPRTADNVDGAHKFINFMLRPDVAAKNAEYVGYSTPNIPALELLPKETSEDTRFYPPAEITDRLEVYDNLGKRMLAHYNELFLKFKMNKK
- a CDS encoding ABC transporter ATP-binding protein codes for the protein MQEGTIISFEEVTKQYDDEDPVLKGVSFEIERGKFYTLLGPSGCGKTTILRLIAGFAEPTSGSIYLNGKVINHIPANERQVNTVFQDYALFPHLNVFENVAFGLRIKKLKKDVIAKKVQEALSFVNLVGYEQRAINEMSGGQRQRVAIARAIVNEPQVLLLDEPLSALDLKLRTEMQYILREMQQRLGITFIFVTHDQEEALAMSDWIFVMNKGKIEQSGTPNDIYDEPINRFVADFIGESNIVPGVMIEDYLVEFNGRRFECFDAGLKPNEAVEIVIRPEDLEISTLEQGKLRVRVDSQLFRGVHYEISCYDESGHEWLVHSTRKATVGSEIGLYFDPEAIHVMRFGETEEEFDKRLEAYAEVESHEE
- a CDS encoding response regulator transcription factor, coding for MPTILVADDDANIRELVCLFLRNDGFDTAEAADGKEALAVYGSKHIDLVVLDIMMPIMDGWTLCKELRRADPDLPLLMLTARGETWEKVKGFELGTDDYLTKPFDPLELTVRVRSLLKRYKIGSTQTIQFGDVILDRQTYKVMRGTESLTLPLKEFELLYKLAGTPGQVYTREQLINQIWGIDYAGDDRTIDVHIKRLRERFATTPDFRIETVRGLGYRLEVYE